The DNA region GGAGAGCGCCTGCCGCACGGTGGAGATCGGCAAGGGCGCGATGACCAGCGAGATCACCGCCAGCACCGCCGGGTCGATATAGGGCGAGATGCCCTGCCACGGCGTGCCCTCGACGGCGTAGCCCAGGCAGAAGGCGACGAGCAGCGCGGCGGTGATGCCCGCCGACATGACCCAGCCCTTGATGTCGAGCGTCACGAAATCGGAGCGGATGCGGCGGTTGGCGCGCACCTGGATGGCGGCCATCGCCGCGCAGGCGACGACGGTGACGGCGGCATAGACGATCGCCAGATCGAATTCGAGCGCGCGCCCGCCCTCCAGCAGGCTGCCGATCGCGTTGATGAAGGCGTAGATGGCGATGCCGCTGAGCAGCATGCCGTCGAACGCCAGCACCATCGGCTCCAGATGCCAGAAGCCCATGGTGAAGCGGTCGCGCAGGATGGCGGGCAGGCGGTTCGAGGTGGCGTGGCGGGTGATGAGGCTCGCGACGATGAGCGACAGACCGCTCATCGACGCATCGAACAGCGAATAGACGCCGTCGAAGACGATGGAGAACGAGCCCGAGGCGAGGCCGAAGACGATGCCGAGCAGCGAGATGACCAGCGTCGCGGCGATCGAGGTTCGCAGCACGCCGCGCTCGTCCGTCATGCCGAAGAATGCACCGCGCTCAGCCATCGTCCTCATCCTTTCGCGCCCGGCGGCAGCCTGCGTCCGGGTGTACGCCCTTGCCGTCCTGCGCGCACCGCTTCGCAAGGCCGGAGAAAATTCATCTCCGCCGGCAGCGGCAAAGACGACGCCTTTCCCTTAGCCGCGACAAAATGACAAAGGCAATCGCCTTGCTTTTGCACGGCCGAGGCCGCACTTTTTCCACGCAGCCTGATGATGATTTGTCAGTCTGCCGCGGGATTTGATGGAGCAGCTTGCGCCGCGTCAAAAAGAGCTAAAGCGCCACGAAGCGGTTCGTGGGCTCCTTCGACACATGGAAACGGCCACAATGCGCTTCCTTCCTTCAGAGTTTTCGAAATCCAAGTTCTTCCAGTCCTCCTCGTCTTCGGCGCCGCAACATCGCGTCGCCCGCCTTGCCGGCTGTTGCGTACCGGCCATGGCGGCGTGTCGCGCCATCGCGCTCTAGACGCCCCGACGCTCGATCCCCTCAGTTTCGACCGGACACGGGCCGCCCTTCGAGGCGGCAGGAGACGACTGATGACCGTTCATACGACCCCGACTGTTCACACGACCCCCGACCGCGCCGACGCTCGCGAGGCCGCCCATCACGCTGCGCTGCCGCATGCGTTCGTCGTCGAGGTCGACGGCGCGACCGTCGGCATCGTCGTCCGCGACGGCGAGGACGACAATGATTTCCGCTTCTATGCCTCGACCCACGCCGTGAACGCACTCGAGCAGCAGCGCTTCCGCACGCCGCGCGCCGCCCAGCGCGCCGCCCAGGCGCTGCTGCGCAATCGCCGCCTGCCGCGCGCGGCGTGAGACGAACGGCCCCCGAGCAACGGCCCCACATCGCCGACGCGTGAGAGCGTCGGCACGGTGGGGCCGTTCGCACGGCGCCAATCTCAACGACCGACCCAACAGACCGTTATCTGCGAGACCGTCATGACCCAGAGCACGCATCCCGAAACGCTGTCGCTGCACGCCGGCTGGCGTGCCGATCCCGCCACCGGCTCGGTGGCGGTGCCGATCTATCAGACCACCTCCTACCAGTTCCGCGACACCGAGCACGCCGCCAACCTGTTCGCGCTGGCCGAGCTCGGCAACATCTATACGCGCATCATGAAC from Blastochloris tepida includes:
- a CDS encoding cation transporter, with product MTDERGVLRTSIAATLVISLLGIVFGLASGSFSIVFDGVYSLFDASMSGLSLIVASLITRHATSNRLPAILRDRFTMGFWHLEPMVLAFDGMLLSGIAIYAFINAIGSLLEGGRALEFDLAIVYAAVTVVACAAMAAIQVRANRRIRSDFVTLDIKGWVMSAGITAALLVAFCLGYAVEGTPWQGISPYIDPAVLAVISLVIAPLPISTVRQALSDMFLVTPADLKQHVDEVAQAAVRQHGFSAYYAYVAKVGRSRVIELYFIVPPDMPARTIAAWDGLRDEIGTAIGGEGPDRWLTIVFTGDREWAE